Proteins from a genomic interval of Drosophila gunungcola strain Sukarami chromosome X unlocalized genomic scaffold, Dgunungcola_SK_2 000023F, whole genome shotgun sequence:
- the LOC128260383 gene encoding uncharacterized protein LOC128260383, which yields MKVFVCLLASLALANAGGFRGGAGGGAGGGYLPGGGRGGGGGGFGGRPAIGAGLVSHVSQSQGNTKVHIGGGSAGGAGGYGGGAASYGGGAASHGGGAASFGGGAGSYGGGAGGRGAGGWQGAGAGRGAGGYGGAGGAGGWQGAGGAGGAGGWQGAGAGGAGGNAWGNPAEFDYTVNHASGGGRAGGAGGAAYGGGSRGGAGWWND from the exons ATGAAG GTATTTGTCTGCTTGTTGGCTTCCTTGGCACTGGCCAATGCTGGTGGCTTCCGCGGTGGAGCAGGCGGTGGCGCTGGCGGTGGCTACCTGCCTGGCGGCGGAcgtggtggtggcggcggcggcttcGGTGGTCGCCCGGCCATTGGAGCTGGTCTGGTGTCCCACGTCTCCCAGTCGCAGGGAAATACTAAGGTCCACATTGGTGGTGGCTCGgctggaggagctggcggTTACGGCGGCGGTGCTGCCTCTTATGGAGGTGGTGCTGCATCCCATGGAGGTGGTGCAGCATCCTTTGGAGGCGGTGCGGGATCTTATGGCGGTGGAGCAGGCGGTCGCGGTGCCGGTGGCTGGCAAGGAGCCGGAGCTGGTCGTGGAGCTGGTGGCTacggaggagctggaggagcaggaggctGGCAGGGAGCCGGAGGAGCCGGTGGAGCAGGAGGCTGGCAGGGAGCCGGAGCTGGCGGCGCCGGTGGCAATGCCTGGGGCAACCCCGCCGAGTTCGATTACACGGTCAATCACGCTTCCGGTGGCGGTCGTGCCGGTGGTGCTGGTGGCGCTGCCTACGGTGGTGGCTCCCGTGGCGGTGCTGGCTGGTGGAACGATTAA
- the LOC128260461 gene encoding 3'-5' RNA helicase YTHDC2, whose amino-acid sequence MADSRKEMAKGRREGKKKGAPPQGQALGVLVNGQGAGKSSSGGRTASKTKGSRSGKAAKEAGENADRLDREQEKALRQTVSDFLQGRDTELQLHGLTKAQRSHVHKLAQNRSIKTVSKGPEDNRILFMSRPQTGGLQHLFLDNVKLHMSTQLSKALKELSVHVERPLNTSTPASLRQQQHQDRRPSNFGLVGQRLIPPVALNRSMQQERQSLPIFQHREKILSVLQSEQVLIVQGATGSGKSTQLPQYILEWAAEHRSPVRIIVSQPRRIAATSVSERIAKERGEALGSTVGYQIRMNSKCSSHTALSLTTSGCLLRALAMDGEAFFRSTTHLIIDEVHERDLDTDFLLLVSKLELDKNRHLRLVLMSATMDLQALSKYFGGATVMDVEGRSFGVRIFHLEDILSKTGYMTYRMENFLGKPTGEEDAGELLAAYYGGRTIIDPDIDNDLIVSLLELLLRNGDSGAVIVYLPGYIDMTVLMERLESALPRNQIQIVLLHSHVDASEQRKVFRVYPGVRLKIILSTNIGQTSITIPDLLYVIDTGRCKMKTYDPGTDASQLTSVWISQADAQQRAGRAGRLRHGICYRLYDRDRFARMSLYTVPEIMRRSLDEICLLTKVAAPDRLIASFLAKALDPPQPEAVLQACSRLQLLGVLSELEERITPLGRIIAELPLGVQMAKCLVYSIYLRCASSMTIIAAFHSVKDPFVLTTDRGKKSGQLNARLLFAGDQMSDSLAALKLYKEFTSLSRTDIGDFCERNSVCRHSMDMFVSAVSTLRETVTRIFGANPAKLRLASSFAKDTNLIRLALTAGYYPKLAYMDRENKHQLVAEGDPFCQVSRNSCLLGRKKQKNMVSDWILFVEKTRTAEQRSSLEQTSLVSGLMVALAGGKHFRLEPLGSEVQLCLDSWIRIVCARDVARKIFQLRLLMEREVTELVQTRNLNKADEWLGPEAIRRLLQADVPSMCLAEGKSLPDEINCDKDY is encoded by the exons ATGGCAGACAGCAGGAAAGAGATGGCCAAGGGCCGTCGCGAGGGCAAGAAAAAGGGCGCTCCGCCGCAGGGACAAGCACTGGGGGTATTGGTCAACGGGCAGGGAGCCGGGAAGTCGTCGTCCGGCGGTCGCACTGCCTCCAAGACGAAGGGCAGCAGGTCGGGAAAGGCCGCCAAAGAAGCCGGCGAAAATGCGGATCGCCTGGACCGCGAGCAGGAGAAGGCTCTGCGCCAGACGGTCAGCGACTTCCTGCAGGGCCGCGATACGGAGCTCCAGCTGCACGGCCTAACCAAGGCCCAGCGCAGCCACGTGCATAAGTTGGCCCAAAATCGCAGCATCAAAACTGTGAGCAAGGGACCGGAGGACAATCGCATCCTCTTCATGTCGCGTCCGCAGACGGGAGGCCTCCAGCACCTCTTCCTGGACAATGTCAAGCTGCACATGAGCACCCAGCTGTCCAAGGCCCTGAAAGAGCTTTCCGTTCACGTGGAACGTCCCCTGAACACCAGCACTCCGGCTTCCTTgcgccagcagcaacatcaggaTCGGCGACCCTCAAACTTCGGCCTGGTCGGCCAACGTCTTATCCCGCCCGTCGCCCTCAACAGGAGCATGCAGCAGGAGCGACAGAGCCTGCCCATCTTCCAGCACCGCGAGAAGATCCTCAGCGTTCTGCAGAGCGAACAG GTGTTGATTGTCCAAGGAGCCACTGGCTCGGGCAAGTCCACGCAGCTGCCACAGTATATCCTCGAGTGGGCCGCCGAGCACCGCTCTCCGGTGAGGATAATAGTCAGCCAGCCACGTCGCATAGCGGCGACCAGCGTTTCGGAACGCATTGCCAAGGAGCGCGGCGAAGCATTGGGCAGCACAGTTGGGTATCAGATTCGCATGAACA GCAAGTGCAGCAGCCACACGGCTCTCTCGCTGACCACCAGTGGTTGCCTTTTGCGTGCTCTGGCCATGGACGGCGAGGCCTTCTTCAGGAGCACCACCCATCTGATCATCGATGAAGTGCACGAGCGCGACTTGGACACCGATTTCCTGCTGCTGGTCAGCAAGCTGGAATTGGACAAGAATCGCCACCTGCGCCTGGTGCTCATGTCGGCCACCATGGACTTGCAGGCGCTGTCCAAGTACTTCGGCGGCGCCACTGTCATGGATGTGGAGGGACGCAGCTTCGGGGTGAGGATCTTTCACCTGGAGGATATACTCAGCAAGACCGGCTACATGACCTACAGGATGGAGAACTTTTTGGGCAAGCCGACGGGCGAAGAGGATGCCGGCGAATTGCTGGCCGCCTATTACGGCGGTCGCACGATTATAGATCCCGATATCGACAACGATCTGATCGTTTCGCTGCTGGAACTTTTGCTGCGCAACGGCGACTCCGGTGCGGTGATTGTCTACCTGCCGGGCTACATCGATATGACCGTGCTGATGGAACGCTTGGAATCGGCTCTGCCGCGCAACCAGATCCAGATCGTACTGCTGCACAGCCATGTGGACGCCAGCGAGCAGCGCAAGGTCTTTCGGGTGTATCCCGGGGTGCGTTTGAAGATCATCCTTAGCACGAACATAGGTCAGACCTCGATCACCATACCGGATCTGCTGTACGTCATCGACACCGGTCGCTGCAAGATGAAGACCTACGACCCGGGCACGGATGCCTCCCAGTTGACCAGTGTGTGGATCTCGCAGGCGGATGCCCAACAGCGGGCGGGCAGAGCCGGACGCCTGCGCCATGGCATCTGCTATCGTCTGTACGACAGAGACCGCTTTGCCAGGATGAGCCTGTACACCGTGCCGGAGATCATGAGGCGCAGCCTGGACGAGATATGTCTGCTGACCAAGGTGGCGGCTCCGGACCGGCTAATAGCCAGCTTTCTGGCCAAGGCACTGGATCCCCCGCAGCCGGAGGCCGTGCTGCAGGCCTGCTCCAGGCTGCAGCTCCTGGGCGTGCTCAGTGAATTGGAGGAGAGGATCACGCCGCTGGGACGCATCATTGCCGAGCTGCCCTTGGGCGTGCAGATGGCCAAGTGTCTGGTGTACTCCATCTACTTGCGTTGCGCGAGCAGCATGACCATCATAGCGGCCTTTCACTCCGTCAAAGATCCCTTCGTGCTCACCACGGATCGTGGCAAGAAGTCGGGCCAGCTGAACGCCAGACTCCTGTTCGCTGGCGACCAGATGAGCGATTCGCTGGCTGCCCTGAAGCTCTACAAGGAGTTCACCAGCCTGTCACGAACCGACATTGGGGACTTTTGCGAGCGCAACTCTGTGTGCCGCCACTCCATGGATATGTTCGTCTCGGCGGTAAGCACGCTGCGCGAAACCGTGACGCGCATTTTCGGCGCCAATCCAGCCAAGCTGCGTCTGGCCTCGTCCTTTGCCAAGGACACCAATCTGATCCGCCTGGCCCTGACGGCCGGCTACTATCCGAAGCTGGCCTACATGGACCGCGAGAACAAGCACCAGCTGGTGGCCGAGGGAGACCCCTTCTGCCAGGTGTCGCGCAACTCCTGCCTGCTGGGCAGGAAGAAGCAAAAGAATATGGTCAGCGACTGGATCCTGTTCGTGGAGAAGACACGCACCGCCGAGCAGCGATCCTCGCTGGAGCAGACCAGCCTGGTGAGCGGTCTAATGGTGGCCCTGGCCGGTGGCAAGCACTTCCGCCTGGAGCCGCTCGGCTCGGAGGTGCAGCTCTGCCTGGACTCCTGGATTCGCATCGTCTGTGCCAGAGATGTGGCCCGTAAAATTTTCCAGCTGCGCCTGCTGATGGAGCGTGAGGTGACCGAGCTGGTGCAGACGCGCAATCTGAACAAGGCGGACGAGTGGCTGGGTCCGGAGGCGATCCGCCGGCTGCTGCAGGCGGATGTGCCGTCCATGTGCCTGGCTGAGGGCAAGAGTCTGCCCGACGAGATCAACTGTGATAAGGACTATTAA
- the LOC128260474 gene encoding uncharacterized protein C9orf85 homolog — MSSQRGNVSRTRAQKHKNRHVFKNDLHDKTPQQIRLNAMHVSTVCQRCKEQIEWKIKYKKYKPLSQAKTCAHCKERTVKKAYHVVCRDCAIKAHVCAKCLKSADEVAIEEAQPTPREEQQLQAEMDRLVKSFSERKRRAFLRYMKKGKKQPAAADDELDEEQLETQEKAKRVAHTRDELLDKIKQLNLAGEDDEDEDDSDFDSEEDDNSEFDSEDEEEDDSEEEEPQKPIPEKPTKAK; from the coding sequence ATGAGCAGCCAGCGAGGCAATGTGAGTCGCACACGTGCGCAGAAGCACAAGAATCGGCATGTTTTCAAGAACGACCTGCACGACAAGACGCCCCAGCAGATCCGCCTGAATGCGATGCACGTGTCCACCGTGTGCCAGCGGTGCAAGGAGCAGATCGAGTGGAAGATCAAGTACAAGAAGTACAAGCCGCTGTCGCAGGCCAAGACCTGTGCGCACTGCAAGGAGCGGACGGTGAAGAAGGCCTACCATGTGGTCTGCCGCGACTGCGCCATCAAGGCGCACGTCTGCGCCAAGTGCCTCAAGAGCGCCGACGAGGTGGCCATCGAGGAGGCCCAGCCCACGCCGCgcgaggagcagcagctgcaggcgGAGATGGACCGCCTGGTTAAGTCCTTCTCGGAGCGCAAGCGGCGCGCCTTCCTGCGCTACATGAAGAAAGGCAAGAAGCAGCCGGCGGCGGCCGACGATGAGCTGGACGAGGAGCAGCTGGAGACCCAGGAGAAGGCCAAACGGGTGGCGCACACACGCGACGAGCTGCTGGACAAGATCAAGCAGCTGAATCTCGCTGGCGAGGATGACGAGGACGAAGATGACTCGGATTTCGATTCGGAGGAGGATGACAACTCCGAGTTCGATtccgaggacgaggaggaagACGacagcgaggaggaggagccacAGAAACCTATTCCTGAAAAGCCCACCAAGGCGaaataa